The following coding sequences are from one Methanococcoides orientis window:
- a CDS encoding amidohydrolase family protein, whose amino-acid sequence MSCEQIISGTIILGDELESIEGYICVENGLITEIGEESTKSKNIIAPCFVNSHTHIGDSICKDPVLGSCENFRVKKDLDSLVRPPDGLKHRILGKTSYSDLVNSMRSTIEDMLATGTCAFADFREGGVLGILALEEAIDDLIIDSIILGRPNDPDSSIDSVLADVNRVLRHADGLGMSGTNDVDMELLRRSRKSSTNKNKMFAIHTGEKSDNDIDKALSLDPDILIHMTQAKKSDIMAVADATIPVVVCPRSNFITDVGMAPISEMLESGVTVAVGTDNVMLNSVNMFSEMEVLSKVFGLEDRQVFKMCTLNGASILGFNNMGSIKKGNKANLMILNGTSNNLMGVNDPVSGMVRRGRPDDILSIIHANE is encoded by the coding sequence ATGTCATGTGAACAGATTATTTCTGGTACGATCATTCTTGGGGATGAACTGGAATCGATTGAAGGTTATATCTGCGTGGAGAATGGACTCATAACTGAAATTGGTGAAGAGTCCACAAAAAGTAAGAATATCATTGCTCCATGCTTTGTTAATTCACACACTCATATCGGAGATTCCATTTGCAAGGACCCTGTACTTGGTTCATGTGAGAACTTCAGGGTGAAAAAAGACCTTGATTCATTGGTACGTCCTCCTGATGGGTTAAAGCACAGGATACTCGGAAAAACGTCCTATTCTGATCTGGTTAATTCCATGAGGTCAACTATAGAAGATATGTTGGCAACCGGAACTTGTGCTTTTGCTGATTTCAGAGAGGGCGGGGTTCTCGGTATCCTTGCATTAGAAGAGGCTATTGATGATCTCATCATTGACAGCATAATTCTTGGAAGGCCGAATGATCCGGATTCATCGATTGATTCTGTATTAGCAGATGTTAATAGAGTCCTTCGGCATGCAGATGGGCTTGGGATGAGTGGAACAAATGATGTTGATATGGAACTTCTGCGTAGATCCAGAAAGTCATCAACAAATAAGAACAAGATGTTTGCTATCCATACAGGAGAAAAATCTGACAATGATATCGATAAAGCTCTCTCTCTTGATCCTGATATTTTGATCCACATGACGCAAGCAAAAAAATCAGATATAATGGCAGTTGCAGATGCTACTATCCCTGTTGTTGTATGTCCCCGTTCTAACTTCATAACCGATGTGGGGATGGCTCCTATATCTGAAATGTTGGAATCTGGGGTTACTGTAGCAGTTGGTACTGACAATGTTATGCTGAATTCAGTTAATATGTTTTCTGAAATGGAGGTACTATCCAAGGTTTTTGGTCTTGAGGATAGACAAGTATTTAAGATGTGCACGCTAAATGGGGCATCTATTCTGGGATTTAATAATATGGGTTCCATTAAGAAAGGTAACAAAGCCAATCTTATGATTCTGAATGGTACTTCCAATAACCTGATGGGTGTGAATGATCCTGTAAGCGGAATGGTCCGAAGAGGCAGGCCAGATGATATTTTATCCATAATCCATGCAAACGAATGA
- a CDS encoding universal stress protein, with product MTSELYKKILIATDGSEKNKKAISYGIEFAKLSGAKLYVVYVVDTAAFASIPMDAGWEMMYELLETEGKDAAKGVEELAANAGLESESAVLEGHPSHEIIEFAKNNDIDLIVMGTLGKTGIDRFLLGSVAEKITRNSEVPVLIVRGDQNE from the coding sequence ATGACAAGCGAATTGTACAAGAAAATATTGATAGCAACCGATGGTTCTGAAAAGAACAAAAAGGCAATATCTTATGGTATTGAATTTGCAAAGTTGAGTGGGGCAAAATTGTATGTTGTTTACGTGGTGGATACCGCTGCGTTTGCTTCAATTCCAATGGATGCAGGGTGGGAAATGATGTATGAACTTCTGGAGACTGAAGGCAAAGATGCAGCAAAGGGAGTTGAAGAGCTTGCAGCAAATGCAGGTCTGGAATCCGAATCAGCTGTCCTCGAAGGTCACCCCAGCCATGAGATAATTGAATTTGCAAAGAACAATGACATTGATTTAATAGTAATGGGTACACTTGGAAAGACCGGAATTGACAGGTTCCTCCTTGGAAGTGTGGCCGAAAAGATCACTCGCAACTCAGAAGTTCCCGTACTTATTGTACGTGGTGACCAAAACGAATAA
- a CDS encoding CBS domain-containing protein — MPKDTLVRDVMVKDVASVSLPGSRDEVLSILKDKRVSGLPVIKDNKVVGIVSRSNLLKNPTEEQLALLMARDPVTITSDEDITIAARLLLKHGIRRLPVVDDGKLVGLISVADVVSGMVDLNITDPIGEYLNHGVGPVWYQTPLPVVARHMELAHVKAVPVIDSSLDLVGIISDRDIISSSVIEDSVEMSDMSAGSDDDEWTWESMRDTMSIYYSVSRIKVPEVPVEEVMVKDPITASNNMGVSECALKMKRHRIDQMPVVDANQKFIGLLRDRYLLKALLKY; from the coding sequence ATGCCTAAGGATACACTCGTTAGAGACGTAATGGTAAAGGATGTTGCATCTGTATCTCTTCCCGGCTCAAGGGATGAGGTTCTTTCCATTCTGAAAGACAAGCGGGTTTCAGGACTGCCTGTTATTAAAGACAATAAAGTGGTCGGTATTGTAAGTCGATCCAACTTACTGAAGAATCCCACTGAAGAGCAGTTGGCACTATTGATGGCACGTGACCCTGTTACAATAACTTCTGATGAGGATATCACAATTGCAGCCCGTCTTCTTCTTAAACATGGCATAAGAAGACTTCCTGTAGTTGATGATGGTAAACTTGTGGGTCTGATCTCAGTTGCCGATGTCGTAAGCGGCATGGTGGATCTGAATATTACTGATCCAATTGGTGAATATCTTAACCATGGTGTTGGTCCTGTCTGGTATCAAACCCCTCTCCCTGTAGTTGCCCGGCATATGGAACTTGCTCATGTAAAAGCAGTTCCTGTGATCGATTCATCTCTTGATCTTGTAGGTATCATTTCTGATCGGGATATCATAAGTTCAAGTGTTATCGAGGATTCTGTTGAAATGTCTGACATGTCTGCAGGCTCTGATGATGATGAATGGACCTGGGAAAGCATGAGGGATACAATGAGCATCTATTATAGTGTCTCAAGGATCAAAGTGCCGGAAGTTCCTGTGGAGGAGGTCATGGTCAAAGATCCTATCACCGCATCAAACAACATGGGTGTAAGTGAATGTGCACTTAAAATGAAAAGGCACAGAATAGATCAGATGCCTGTTGTAGATGCAAATCAGAAATTTATCGGACTTTTGAGAGATCGCTACCTGTTAAAAGCACTTCTTAAGTACTGA
- a CDS encoding 2,5-diamino-6-(ribosylamino)-4(3H)-pyrimidinone 5'-phosphate reductase — protein sequence MDKPFTFINSAMSADGKISTKERKQVRISGDVDFDRMDELRATSDAIMVGIGTILADDPSLTVKSEERRSARKSKGADENPVRIVIDSKARTPLDADIFIKGEGKRIIAVSGSAPVNKVEVLQQKALVIRTGDEKVDLSALMKELNYMGIKRLMLEGGATLNWAMLSNGLVDEVYSFVGNLLIGGASAPTLVDGTGFAESDILSLELKSMEKMDEGVLLKWAVINNN from the coding sequence ATGGATAAGCCATTTACTTTCATCAATTCAGCAATGTCTGCTGATGGTAAGATCTCCACAAAGGAACGAAAGCAGGTTCGCATCTCCGGTGATGTGGACTTTGATCGGATGGATGAGCTTCGTGCAACTTCTGATGCCATCATGGTTGGAATAGGTACTATTCTTGCAGATGATCCAAGTCTTACTGTTAAGTCTGAAGAACGCAGATCTGCTCGCAAGAGCAAAGGTGCTGATGAAAATCCGGTTCGTATTGTAATTGATAGTAAAGCGAGAACTCCTCTGGATGCTGATATCTTCATAAAAGGAGAGGGTAAACGTATAATTGCAGTTTCAGGTTCAGCACCTGTTAATAAGGTTGAGGTACTTCAGCAGAAAGCATTGGTCATAAGAACAGGGGATGAGAAGGTTGATCTGTCTGCATTAATGAAAGAACTGAATTACATGGGTATAAAGCGCCTTATGTTAGAGGGCGGAGCAACTCTTAACTGGGCTATGCTTTCAAACGGTCTTGTAGATGAAGTATATTCATTCGTAGGCAATCTGTTGATAGGTGGTGCCAGTGCTCCAACTCTTGTTGATGGTACTGGTTTTGCAGAATCTGATATCCTATCGCTGGAACTTAAGAGTATGGAAAAGATGGATGAAGGGGTTCTCCTGAAGTGGGCTGTCATTAACAATAACTAA
- a CDS encoding thioredoxin family protein: MKSKIYLLGLILGVVLVAGCVAELPPVDDAGSLESGERAAILVTDQQQIDDALENGPVLIKAGADWCPPCRQLDPVIDGLARDYEGRATVMYIDTELTPGLGAKFNVYSIPDTTVIVDIEDGNYVFMRYGGVKEMDRNKARIIGYMDKGTFETILDHAIEYREDISEG, encoded by the coding sequence ATGAAGTCCAAAATATATCTTCTTGGATTGATCTTGGGCGTGGTCCTTGTTGCAGGGTGTGTTGCAGAGTTACCTCCTGTAGATGATGCCGGATCATTGGAATCGGGTGAAAGGGCAGCTATCCTTGTTACAGATCAGCAGCAAATAGATGATGCACTTGAAAATGGTCCTGTTCTAATCAAAGCAGGTGCTGATTGGTGTCCCCCATGCAGACAATTGGATCCGGTCATCGATGGGCTTGCAAGAGACTATGAAGGGCGTGCAACAGTTATGTATATTGACACTGAGCTCACTCCAGGGCTTGGCGCCAAATTCAATGTATATTCAATACCTGATACAACTGTGATCGTTGACATTGAAGATGGAAATTATGTATTCATGAGGTATGGTGGTGTAAAAGAAATGGATCGTAATAAAGCCAGAATTATCGGTTATATGGATAAGGGTACTTTTGAAACGATCCTCGATCATGCGATCGAATACAGGGAAGATATTTCCGAGGGTTAA
- a CDS encoding cytochrome c biogenesis CcdA family protein, which translates to MEFGGVTPLAAFMAGLISIFSPCVLPLLPAIFAYSTSKGPLRPFAIVLGLTISFTVMGVVTSAFGSLFQQYLPYLSLFAGLIIILFGVTLLFDLGTFNISGSFSGIGVQEKGLLGGLLFGMSLGIIWIPCVGPILASILTLVAIEGDIAYGAFLLFIYSMGVGIPMLVIAYSANISSSALSSIAKYDSYLKKGAGIVLIFVGLWMLYTNVLLRL; encoded by the coding sequence ATGGAATTTGGAGGGGTGACACCGCTAGCGGCATTTATGGCAGGGTTGATCAGTATATTTTCTCCCTGTGTCCTTCCACTCCTGCCCGCAATATTTGCTTATTCGACCTCTAAAGGACCTTTAAGGCCCTTTGCAATAGTGCTCGGTCTTACAATATCTTTTACCGTTATGGGGGTTGTAACATCTGCATTTGGTTCGTTGTTCCAGCAATATCTTCCATATCTTAGCTTATTTGCAGGTCTTATTATCATACTTTTTGGAGTCACACTACTCTTTGATCTTGGTACCTTCAACATATCTGGTAGCTTTTCTGGAATTGGTGTACAAGAAAAAGGTCTTCTTGGGGGTTTACTTTTTGGAATGTCGCTCGGCATCATATGGATACCCTGTGTAGGTCCGATATTAGCATCCATTCTTACATTGGTGGCTATTGAAGGCGACATTGCCTATGGTGCTTTCCTGCTTTTCATTTACTCAATGGGGGTAGGTATCCCAATGCTTGTGATAGCATATTCTGCGAATATTTCTTCATCAGCTCTTAGCAGCATCGCGAAGTATGACTCGTATCTCAAAAAAGGTGCAGGTATAGTATTGATATTTGTTGGTCTGTGGATGCTTTATACCAATGTCCTGTTAAGACTATAA
- a CDS encoding precorrin-8X methylmutase, translated as MTTENKNKDIPELEDLVEMTVNIDQELIKDCSDSGARTDEAKTIYMTSRRIAHDLIVKGEKETPEERVTQRCVISTGDPSVADIMSYTNNPVDAGVEAIKNGAPIFVDINMVKAGITKKGHDCEVICVLDEDQNAEVAKKYGITRTAAGFLLARDRLEGSIVAIGNAPSAALAVCRMIEHGIKPALIVGTPVGFVNAAESKEEVRKMDVPSITCIGTRGGTPMAVACVNELVAIAKEKDEC; from the coding sequence ATGACTACTGAAAACAAAAATAAGGACATCCCGGAACTTGAAGATCTGGTAGAGATGACAGTTAACATCGATCAGGAGCTTATTAAAGATTGTTCTGACTCGGGTGCTCGCACAGATGAAGCTAAGACCATCTACATGACAAGTCGTCGCATTGCTCACGACCTTATAGTTAAGGGAGAAAAGGAAACCCCAGAAGAACGTGTAACTCAACGTTGTGTGATCTCCACAGGAGATCCATCAGTTGCAGATATTATGTCCTACACCAACAATCCTGTAGATGCGGGAGTTGAAGCTATTAAAAATGGCGCTCCAATTTTCGTAGATATCAACATGGTCAAAGCTGGAATTACAAAGAAAGGACATGACTGTGAAGTAATCTGTGTCCTTGATGAAGACCAGAATGCAGAAGTTGCCAAGAAATATGGCATCACAAGAACTGCTGCAGGATTCCTATTAGCAAGGGACAGGCTTGAAGGTTCTATTGTGGCTATCGGAAATGCACCATCTGCAGCACTTGCAGTGTGCAGGATGATAGAGCACGGCATCAAACCGGCACTTATAGTCGGAACCCCTGTTGGGTTCGTCAACGCAGCAGAATCCAAGGAAGAAGTAAGGAAGATGGACGTTCCATCTATCACCTGCATTGGAACACGTGGCGGAACACCAATGGCTGTTGCCTGTGTCAACGAGCTTGTTGCCATTGCAAAAGAAAAGGACGAGTGTTGA
- the cobJ gene encoding precorrin-3B C(17)-methyltransferase, with protein MEGSQLQSQNENENGKLFIIGIGPGSVEQLTVRARDVILNSDYIVGNGTYLDQMESLLGEQEIIRSAMGKEVDRAKKAVNLAKENKVVSMISGGDANVYGMAGLVLEVAEHEDLDVDVEVLPGVTAITAGASVLGAPIVNDFSVISLSDLLTPWEVIEKRLDAAASADFVISLYNPKSRQRHSNFSRAIEIIKKHKDGSVPVGLVKNALRGESQDYIVTTLEDVLDYNDWVDMSTMIIVCNADSRIWKSEKGEKIITPRGYQRKYDY; from the coding sequence ATGGAAGGATCACAATTGCAATCGCAGAATGAAAATGAAAATGGTAAATTATTTATTATCGGCATTGGACCTGGCTCTGTTGAACAGCTTACTGTACGTGCCAGAGACGTTATACTGAATTCAGATTATATTGTCGGCAACGGCACCTATCTTGATCAGATGGAAAGTCTCCTGGGCGAACAGGAGATCATCCGCAGTGCAATGGGTAAAGAAGTAGACCGTGCTAAAAAGGCAGTAAACCTTGCTAAAGAGAACAAGGTCGTTTCCATGATAAGCGGTGGAGATGCAAATGTCTATGGTATGGCAGGTCTTGTTCTTGAAGTTGCAGAGCACGAAGATCTTGATGTCGATGTAGAAGTGCTTCCCGGAGTTACTGCCATCACTGCCGGTGCAAGTGTACTCGGTGCACCTATTGTAAATGACTTTTCAGTTATCAGTCTTAGTGACCTCCTTACACCATGGGAAGTAATTGAGAAGCGCCTGGATGCAGCAGCATCTGCTGATTTTGTGATATCACTATACAACCCAAAGAGCAGGCAGCGCCATTCCAATTTCTCAAGGGCTATTGAGATCATAAAGAAGCACAAGGACGGATCAGTGCCAGTAGGACTTGTCAAGAATGCACTTCGTGGAGAGAGCCAGGACTACATTGTCACAACCCTTGAAGATGTGCTTGACTATAATGACTGGGTAGACATGAGCACAATGATCATTGTCTGTAATGCTGACTCTCGCATCTGGAAGAGTGAGAAAGGCGAGAAGATAATCACACCCAGGGGGTATCAGAGGAAATATGACTACTGA
- a CDS encoding cobalamin biosynthesis protein — MYFGIGARRGVSSEEVIDAVKHALNEVGRDESEIKMFASSTLKENETGLIEAIDKMGFEIKFLPDDVLNAFEVPSDSQASRFGLKGVAEPAALALSDNKKLILEKKVYGRITIAIAE; from the coding sequence ATGTACTTTGGAATAGGTGCTCGCAGAGGCGTATCATCCGAAGAGGTCATCGATGCTGTAAAGCATGCTTTGAATGAGGTCGGAAGGGATGAAAGTGAAATAAAGATGTTCGCATCATCCACCCTAAAGGAGAACGAGACCGGCCTTATAGAAGCGATAGATAAAATGGGATTTGAGATAAAGTTCCTGCCTGATGACGTCCTGAACGCTTTTGAAGTGCCATCCGACTCACAGGCAAGCCGATTTGGCCTCAAAGGTGTTGCTGAGCCGGCAGCATTAGCATTATCTGATAATAAGAAATTGATACTGGAAAAAAAAGTATATGGAAGGATCACAATTGCAATCGCAGAATGA